A single window of Eucalyptus grandis isolate ANBG69807.140 chromosome 1, ASM1654582v1, whole genome shotgun sequence DNA harbors:
- the LOC120295297 gene encoding LRR receptor-like serine/threonine-protein kinase GSO1, whose translation MTKSTATCPLFLFPFLCLLFLLPFQASPSPTTEAQALVKWKNSLSPPPPPPSLSSWSLTNIPHLCNWTGIACNGGGLVTGIGLSGSSLNGTLDALDFTSFPNLTRFDVSNNNLKGPIPSSIGNLSQLRFLELAVNFFEGAIPRSIGQLIKLEKLDLRLNKLTSSIPSEFGLCSNLTYLALAKNSISGELPLSLSNLVRLSLFRASHNRLSGELLPDFFTNWTELVSLKLQSNFISGQIPPEIGSLTKLNHLSMYNNSLSGLFLRSFTGELPPDLCSGFALRYLMIKGTNSLGRCLTINGNKIAGCIPPELGKLSQLRALTFYSNDLTGKIPRRDGKSRELLSLNLSNNHLAGDIPISLGNLSKLNYLDLSKNALSGSIPDELANCKNLLSLNLSNNNLSGVIPPELGNLFALQILLDLSHNSLAGSILSNLAKLTKLENLNLSHNNFSGTIPTVLSSMSSLGSIDLSDNKLMGAVPSGRLFQQAPESAFIGNPGLCGNVTGLSPCGTSNKSTDQRKRFWLV comes from the exons ATGACAAAATCAACTGCAACCTGccccctcttccttttcccGTTCCTCTGTCTCCTCTTCTTGCTTCCATTTCAGGCCTCGCCATCACCGACCACAGAGGCGCAAGCTCTTGTCAAATGGAAGAACTCCCTCTcgcctcctccacctccaccttccCTGAGCTCATGGTCCCTCACCAACATCCCCCATCTCTGCAACTGGACTGGCATTGCCTGCAACGGGGGCGGGTTGGTCACAGGTATCGGCCTCTCTGGCTCAAGCCTCAACGGCACGCTTGATGCGCTCGACTTCACTTCGTTCCCGAACCTGACCCGCTTCGACGTCAGCAACAACAATCTCAAGGGCCCAATACCGTCCTCGATCGGCAATCTATCCCAGCTCAGATTCTTGGAGTTGGCGGTCAATTTCTTCGAAGGGGCAATTCCTCGCTCCATTGGACAATTGATAAAGCTTGAAAAGCTTGATTTGAGACTAAACAAGTTGACCTCTTCGATCCCTTCGGAGTTCGGGCTCTGTTCTAACCTCACCTACTTAGCCCTTGCCAAGAATTCGATCTCTGGGGAGCTGCCTCTCTCACTGTCCAATCTAGTCAGATTGTCATTATTTAGAGCTTCGCATAATCGCCTGTCGGGTGAGTTACTGCCTGACTTCTTCACAAATTGGACCGAACTTGTTTCTCTGAAGCTCCAGAGCAATTTCATCTCCGGGCAAATTCCGCCCGAAATTGGAAGTCTGACCAAGCTCAATCACCTCTCCATGTACAATAATTCGCTCTCGGGACTATTCCTCCGGAG CTTCACCGGAGAGCTGCCGCCTGATTTATGCAGTGGCTTTGCTCTTCGATATCTCATGATCAAGGGAACAAATTCACTGGGCCGCTGCCTGACT ATAAATGGGAACAAAATTGCCGGCTGCATCCCACCGGAGCTTGGCAAGTTGTCTCAGTTGCGTGCCCTGACTTTTTACAGCAATGACTTGACCGGGAAAATTCCCCGACGAGATGGGAAATCTAGGGAGTTGTTGAGcctgaacttgagcaacaatcaTTTGGCCGGAGATATTCCCATCTCGTTAGGAAATTTATCGAAGCTAAATTATCTTGATTTGTCGAAGAATGCACTAAGCGGTAGCATACCGGATGAGCTAGCGAATTGCAAGAATTTACTAAGcttgaacttgagcaacaacaatCTGTCGGGTGTCATACCGCCGGAGCTCGGGAACTTGTTCGCACTACAGATTCTCCTAGATCTGAGCCACAATTCACTAGCAGGATCAATTCTGTCCAATTTGGCAAAGcttactaaattggaaaatctcaatctttcacaTAACAACTTCTCGGGTACAATCCCAACGGTTCTCAGCAGCATGAGCAGTTTAGGCTCTATAGACTTATCGGACAACAAGCTAATGGGTGCAGTTCCTAGTGGTCGCCTCTTCCAACAAGCACCGGAAAGTGCTTTTATCGGGAATCCGGGCTTGTGTGGAAACGTGACAGGATTATCTCCTTGTGGGACGAGCAATAAATcgaccgaccaaagaaaaaggtTCTGGTTGGTGTGA